From Rhinolophus sinicus isolate RSC01 linkage group LG15, ASM3656204v1, whole genome shotgun sequence, the proteins below share one genomic window:
- the SERPINF2 gene encoding alpha-2-antiplasmin, with protein MVLLQGLLVLSLSCLQGPYLVFSPASAVELWDQQTMSGQTQEKLPLLSFLKLGNQESGGQSALQKATGDCSKAPTPEQTRRLAQALMAFTTDLFSLVTQRSTSPNLILSPLSVALALSHLALGAQNQTLQRLQQALHADSGPCLPHLLSRLCQDLDPGAFRLAARMYLQKGFPIKEDFLKQSEQLFGAKPMNLMGKNGDDLANINQWVKEATEGKIEDFLSELSDDTVLLLLNAIHFQGFWRSKFDPSVTRTQAFHLDEQFTVPVDMMQARSYPLRWFLLEQSEIQVAHFPFKNNMSFVVIVPTYFGWNVSQVLANLSWDILHQPLLRERPTKVQLPKLRLKYQLDLVATLSQLGLQELFQAPDLRGISDQSLVVSSVQHKSTLELSEAGVEAAAATSSAMSRMSLSSFSVNRPFLFFILEDTTSLPLFVGSVRNPNPGAQREYKEQQDSPDSRDSFQNLKAFPHGDKPFGPDLKLAPPSEEDYPQFSSPK; from the exons ATGGTGCTGCTCCAGGGGCTCCTGGTACTCAGCTTATCCTGCCTGCAAGGCCCCTACTTGGTG TTCTCTCCAGCCAGTGCCGTGGAACTCTGGGACCAGCAG aCGATGAGTGGGCAGACCCAGGAGAAGTTGCCCCTACTTAGCTTCCTCAAGTTGGGCAACCAG GAGTCTGGTGGCCAAAGTGCCTTGCAGAAGGCCACAGGAGACTGCAGCAAGGCCCCAACTCCGGAGCAGACCCGCAGGCTGGCCCAGGCCCTGATGGCCTTCACCACAGATCTCTTCTCCCTGGTGACCCAAAGGTCTACCAGCCCCAATCTCATCCTGTCGCCTCTGAGTGTGGCCCTGGCACTGTCTCACCTGGCACTAG GTGCTCAGAACCAAACACTGCAGAGGTTGCAGCAGGCGCTGCATGCAGACTCGgggccctgcctcccccacctgctGAGCCGCCTCTGCCAAGACTTGGACCCTGGGGCATTCCGATTGGCTGCCAGAATGTACCTGCAAAAAG GATTTCCCATCAAAGAGGACTTCCTGAAACAATCAGAACAGCTCTTTGGTGCAAAGCCCATGAACCTGATGGGAAAGAATGGGGATGACCTGGCAAACATCAACCAATGGGTGAAGGAGGCCACGGAGGGGAAGATTGAGGATTTCCTCTCAGAGCTGTCAGATGACACAGTGCTGCTTCTCCTCAATGCCATCCACTTCCAGG GTTTCTGGAGAAGCAAGTTTGACCCGAGCGTCACCCGGACACAAGCTTTCCACCTGGATGAGCAGTTCACGGTGCCAGTGGACATGATGCAAGCCCGCTCGTACCCTCTGCGCTGGTTCTTGCTGGAGCAGTCTGAGATACAG GTGGCTCATTTCCCCTTTAAGAACAACATGAGCTTCGTGGTCATTGTGCCCACCTACTTTGGGTGGAATGTGTCCCAGGTGCTGGCCAACCTGAGCTGGGACATCCTGCACCAGCCCTTGCTGCGGGAGAGGCCCACTAAGGTCCAGCTGCCTAAGCTGCGTCTGAAATATCAGCTGGACCTGGTGGCCACCCTCAGCCAGTTGG GTCTGCAGGAGCTGTTTCAGGCCCCAGACCTACGTGGGATCTCTGACCAGAGCTTGGTGGTGTCCAGCGTACAGCATAAGTCCACTCTGGAACTCAGTGAGGCCGGCGTGGAAGCGGCCGCGGCAACCAGCTCGGCCATGTCCCGAATGTCCCTCTCCTCCTTCAGCGTGAACCGCCCCTTCCTGTTCTTCATCCTTGAGGACACCACGAGCCTGCCCCTCTTTGTGGGCAGTGTGAGGAACCCCAACCCTGGAGCGCAGCGGGAGTACAAGGAGCAGCAGGATTCCCCTGACAGCAGGGACTCCTTCCAGAACCTGAAAGCCTTCCCCCATGGAGACAAGCCCTTTGGCCCTGACTTGAAACTGGCACCCCCCTCGGAGGAGGATTACCCCCAGTTTAGCAGCCCCAAGTGA